A DNA window from Daucus carota subsp. sativus chromosome 3, DH1 v3.0, whole genome shotgun sequence contains the following coding sequences:
- the LOC108211913 gene encoding uncharacterized protein LOC108211913, which produces MGKEWLYPWGGGRGGSGSGSSSGRSRRRGDSGSVVSNSTSSSSSTPSGCINAVIHLFDFHPFHFSSHLHHQSHDDSTSFMPDENNTSVPLKGAEALRNSLDIHDGTNYMEAATLSSANLKKEGTLHVETDMQIRTSGHARSSFRRDDDNSTICSDSPGGTKTPTLVARLMGLDLLPDSSSPRVSSSSSTINHSLQNIVLNKKKATRSSFSNASDLISHSVPVTPRTSSSSSARRSDIDQRFSLQINKENIDVGSCQELEFSRFLKSKINAARMHEDKNMSPGHYARQIVKQFKESVSRRVGKDITNTSNHDYQRRDQNVVLLKPKKPSNLGNGSETTTKSPRLRLSETKSRPTVTKVHQDFQHSPKLLSSSQLCADKQSKHETVSLRSKPQKAVLILREEKEKQKSSVKKSKLVVHGDENMKCSSKFKKPPQTWDLMRNKQEEAFVRSAALTNARASQTSDNKCKKTPLPDLLSLKKKELKRQKKFCDSEASDPPSAKTNTKLLSCNLSQSCQQDPNDQNSLMAAEQLTDYISRILNCTGIFPFTPISIFKFNSLLHPLHPSVFHQLPKLPNGKLVFELVDQLLAGILQSHFGERFMFGDELKCYTRCTKLEHTGKVRLDREQLLNTLFNKIKNFRSVNCLVQEDIDELIDKDLPPKLLEFEEEVEGIVMEIEDYILERLVHETVTVC; this is translated from the exons ATGGGCAAGGAATGGTTGTACCCCTGGGGTGGCGGTCGCGGTGGCAGTGGTAGTGGTAGTAGTAGTGGTAGATCGAGAAGGAGAGGTGACAGTGGAAGTGTTGTTAGTAATAGTactagtagtagtagtagtacaCCTTCGGGCTGCATCAATGCTGTCATTCATCTCTTCGATTTTCATCCTTTTCATTTCTCCAGTCATTTGCATCATCAATCTCACGACGACAGTACCAGCTTCATGCCAGATGAAAATAATACTAGTGTTCCTCTCAAAG GAGCGGAAGCTCTAAGAAACAGTCTGGACATACATGATGGGACCAACTACATGGAAGCGGCAACATTATCATCAGCTAACCTGAAAAAAGAGGGAACTTTACATGTCGAG ACGGATATGCAGATCAGAACAAGTGGTCACGCGAGATCATCATTCAGAAGAGACGACGATAATTCAACAATTTGCAGCGATTCACCAGGGGGGACCAAGACTCCCACTTTGGTAGCAAGACTGATGGGTCTCGATCTTCTTCCTGATAGCTCCTCTCCTCGTGTTTCTTCGTCTTCGAGTACAATTAATCATTCATTACAAAATATTGTATTGAACAAAAAGAAAGCGACTCGTTCTTCCTTTTCGAATGCTAGTGATTTAATTAGCCATTCGGTTCCGGTGACACCGAGaacatcatcatcctcatcagcaCGAAGATCGGATATTGATCAAAGGTTTTCTCTGCAgataaacaaagaaaacattGATGTTGGTAGTTGTCAGGAACTAGAGTTCTCGAGATTTCTGAAATCGAAGATTAATGCGGCAAGGATGCATGAAGATAAGAATATGAGCCCCGGGCACTACGCAAGACAAATAGTTAAACAGTTCAAAGAAAGTGTCAGTAGGCGAGTCGGTAAGGACATTACCAACACTTCTAATCATGATTACCAGAGAAGAGATCAAAATGTTGTTCTTCTAAAACCAAAGAAACCATCTAATCTCGGCAATGGATCTGAAACGACGACTAAATCTCCGAGGCTCAGGCTGTCCGAGACGAAGAGCAGGCCAACAGTGACAAAAGTTCATCAAGATTTTCAGCATTCCCCAAAGCTCTTGTCATCATCACAATTATGCGCGGATAAACAATCCAAACATGAAACGGTGTCTTTAAGATCAAAGCCGCAGAAGGCTGTCTTGATACTGAGGGAAGAAAAAGAGAAGCAAAAAAGTTCAGTTAAAAAGTCCAAGCTAGTTGTTCATGGTGATGAGAATATGAAATGCAGTTCAAAGTTCAAAAAGCCGCCACAAACATGGGATCTGATGAGGAACAAGCAGGAAGAGGCCTTTGTTAGGTCAGCAGCATTAACAAATGCCAGAGCATCCCAAACTTCAGACAATAAATGCAAGAAAACTCCTCTTCCAGATCTTCTTTCACTCAAAAAGAag GAGTTAAAAAGGCAAAAGAAGTTCTGTGATTCTGAAGCATCTGATCCTCCTTCAGCAAAAACGAATACAAAGCTGCTATCTTGTAACTTGAGCCAATCGTGCCAACAAGACCCGAATGACCAAAACAGTTTGATGGCAGCAGAACAACTAACTGACTACATTTCAAGAATCTTAAACTGTACGGGCATTTTCCCTTTTACTCCGATATCAATCTTCAAATTTAACTCTCTTTTACACCCTCTACATCCATCCGTATTTCATCAATTGCCAAAACTACCCAATGGGAAGCTCGTTTTCGAGCTGGTTGATCAGCTTTTGGCTGGAATCTTGCAGTCTCATTTTGGTGAGAGGTTTATGTTCGGGGATGAGTTAAAATGTTATACCCGGTGCACAAAACTCGAGCATACAGGGAAAGTCCGGCTCGACCGGGAGCAATTGTTAAATACATtgttcaacaaaataaaaaactttcGGTCGGTGAATTGTCTAGTTCAGGAAGACATTGATGAACTGATAGATAAAGATCTACCACCCAAGTTGTTGGAGTTTGAAGAAGAAGTTGAGGGAATAGTGATGGAGATTGAAGATTACATCTTGGAGAGGCTTGTGCATGAAACTGTGACCGTTTGTTGA